The following nucleotide sequence is from Nitrospira sp..
GATATCGTCGCCCATCGGTTCCCCTCGCCCCCTTTTCCCATTCAGCTTCTGTCGGGAGCCTCTTCCCTGCCCAGGTACAGTAGGCTGACGCATCAGCCCAACTCATCCCGACCGCCGGACGATCGCCCACTGTTTCGGCTGCTTCATCATCCCAGGTCGGCGGAGCATCGCGCTGCGCTTCCTGAAGGAACTTCCGATAGAGCCGGAGAGACACCTCGTATCGATCAATCAGATAGGCATCAAGATGTACGACATGCTCCGGGCGTTCTGCCGGCAGGCCCTCAGTGCTTCCCATCGTAAACGCCCCGGCTGGAATCAACACCATCGGCGCGCCGTCTTTCCCTGGCATAGCCTCGGGAGTTCCTTGCTGGCCGGCTGTCGCAGGCGCTGGTTCCTCGGCCGCGATGCCCCAGGTTCCGGAAAACAGCATTGCAGACATCACCACCGACATACCGAATAGACGCATACAGACCTCCCACCCGAGAGACGCGTGCCAGCAATCAGACGTCACACTTCGACAAAGTGTACCCGTGCATGGCACCAAACTCAACTGGACAACCGACGGACAATAACCTGTGACGCGGTGGTTGCAAAGGGTGCCGGATGCCATGACTGGACGACGGGAGACAGCGGTGAGGACGACAGCTTCGTGAACACACATCGGCCGGCAGGGGGGACCTGCCGGCCGATCAACTGGCGGGCAACGGCGGAGGCGGGGGTTA
It contains:
- a CDS encoding SUMF1/EgtB/PvdO family nonheme iron enzyme — protein: MRLFGMSVVMSAMLFSGTWGIAAEEPAPATAGQQGTPEAMPGKDGAPMVLIPAGAFTMGSTEGLPAERPEHVVHLDAYLIDRYEVSLRLYRKFLQEAQRDAPPTWDDEAAETVGDRPAVGMSWADASAYCTWAGKRLPTEAEWEKGARGTDGRRYPWGHMQPFVDIANYNRGVWVSEAVTLVNVAGGIEGMSVRHGLKEGGRSPYGLHHMAGNAAEWVADWYDREYYAKSPDKNPTGPAKGEKKVIRGGSWSDLPVALRSSARVSAEPDFQDRAIGFRCAMDASK